Proteins co-encoded in one SAR86 cluster bacterium genomic window:
- the prpB gene encoding methylisocitrate lyase, whose protein sequence is MQNISPGSKLRNALEENHPLQLVGTTNAYSALLAEKTGHQAIYLSGGGVAASSLGIPDLGITTLNDVIVDVERITNVCDLPLIVDADVGWGGTFNLSRMTRTMIKSGAAGIHIEDQVSQKRCGHRPNKEIVSLSEMCDRVKSVVDAKTDDNFYVIARTDAIAVEGIDSAIERAKYCIEEGADAIFPEAVTKLEDYKMFKEAVDAPILANITEFGASPYLNCKELSGAGVDIVLYPLTAFRAMSKAAEEVYREIKEKGTQKGILDKLQTRDELYEVLDYHSFENKLDELFKKNS, encoded by the coding sequence ATGCAAAATATATCTCCAGGAAGTAAACTTAGAAATGCTTTAGAAGAAAACCATCCTTTACAATTGGTAGGAACTACAAATGCATATAGCGCTTTGCTTGCAGAAAAAACAGGACATCAGGCTATTTATTTATCTGGAGGTGGAGTAGCAGCTTCAAGCTTGGGTATACCGGATTTAGGAATAACTACATTGAATGATGTAATTGTTGATGTAGAGCGTATAACCAATGTTTGTGATTTACCTTTGATTGTTGATGCTGATGTTGGTTGGGGGGGAACCTTTAATTTATCGCGCATGACCAGAACAATGATCAAATCAGGGGCAGCAGGTATTCACATTGAGGATCAAGTTTCGCAAAAGAGATGTGGTCATAGACCGAATAAAGAAATAGTAAGTTTATCGGAAATGTGTGATCGGGTGAAATCAGTTGTTGATGCTAAAACAGACGATAATTTTTATGTTATTGCTAGGACAGATGCTATTGCAGTAGAAGGCATAGATAGTGCTATTGAGCGAGCAAAATACTGCATAGAAGAAGGAGCTGATGCTATTTTTCCTGAGGCAGTAACTAAACTAGAAGACTATAAAATGTTTAAAGAAGCAGTAGACGCACCTATTCTTGCAAATATAACTGAATTTGGAGCGAGTCCTTATTTAAATTGCAAGGAATTATCAGGTGCTGGTGTAGATATAGTTCTTTATCCGCTTACAGCTTTTAGAGCAATGAGTAAGGCTGCAGAAGAGGTATACAGAGAAATTAAAGAAAAAGGAACTCAGAAAGGAATACTCGATAAATTACAAACTAGAGATGAACTTTATGAAGTTCTAGATTATCATTCGTTTGAAAATAAATTAGATGAGCTTTTTAAAAAGAATAGTTAG
- the thrH gene encoding bifunctional phosphoserine phosphatase/homoserine phosphotransferase ThrH — protein sequence MEYICLDLEGVLVPEIWSEVAVWSGEDQFNLTTQDLKDYSELMDIRMELVKKLGISMQDIMNVVENMEPFPTAKNFLDWAKDRFQVVIVSDSFYELAWPLIRKLGTPSIICHNLDIKEGQLKGYKLRQDDNKKKVVESLQSLKYKVFASGDSYNDIQMLAAADFGVFFQAPQHIRDEFSSIPGVQSHEELKELFSSQTNYIV from the coding sequence ATGGAATATATTTGTTTAGACTTAGAAGGAGTTTTAGTTCCAGAAATTTGGTCAGAGGTGGCGGTTTGGTCCGGCGAAGATCAATTTAATCTAACTACTCAAGATTTAAAAGATTATTCAGAGTTAATGGATATCCGCATGGAACTTGTTAAAAAATTAGGCATTTCTATGCAAGATATTATGAATGTTGTTGAGAATATGGAACCTTTTCCTACGGCAAAGAATTTTTTAGATTGGGCTAAAGACAGGTTTCAGGTTGTAATAGTTTCAGATAGTTTTTATGAGTTAGCTTGGCCCTTAATTAGGAAGTTAGGAACTCCGTCTATAATTTGCCATAATTTAGATATAAAAGAAGGGCAACTTAAGGGATATAAGCTAAGGCAGGATGATAACAAAAAGAAGGTAGTAGAAAGCTTGCAGTCTTTAAAATATAAAGTCTTTGCTTCGGGAGATTCATATAATGATATACAAATGTTAGCAGCGGCAGACTTTGGCGTTTTTTTTCAAGCACCCCAGCACATAAGAGATGAATTTAGTTCCATTCCAGGAGTGCAATCTCATGAAGAACTAAAAGAATTATTTTCTTCACAGACTAATTACATAGTTTAA
- a CDS encoding 5'-nucleotidase, with amino-acid sequence MLVIGITSRALFDLDSSHSIFREKGLDVYTQHQIDNENVPLKPGKAFSMVKKLLNLNSLIKGNRSVEVVLLSRNSADTGLRIFNSIEHHDLNITRAAFCGGNSPHEYAKAFGAHLFLSSEYSDCKLALESGIASARIMPSGKSESQDGILKVAFDGDAVIFSDESQEIFEKEGLLAFDQNEKSLARLSLSGGPFKPFLSQLNLIQKNFSHYECPIRIALVTARSAPSHERVIRTLRDWNIRIDECLFLGGMTKKDFLKAYQADIFFDDQLDNCELSSEEVATGQVVRLES; translated from the coding sequence ATGTTAGTAATTGGAATTACATCACGAGCACTTTTTGATTTAGATTCGAGTCATTCAATTTTCAGGGAGAAAGGTTTAGATGTTTATACTCAACATCAAATTGATAATGAAAATGTTCCTTTAAAACCCGGTAAAGCATTTTCTATGGTTAAAAAGTTATTAAATCTAAATTCACTAATTAAAGGTAATAGAAGTGTAGAGGTTGTTTTACTAAGTAGGAACTCGGCTGATACAGGACTTAGAATATTTAATTCAATTGAACATCATGATTTAAATATTACTAGAGCTGCCTTTTGCGGAGGAAATAGTCCACATGAATATGCAAAAGCTTTCGGAGCACATTTATTTCTTTCTTCTGAATATTCAGATTGTAAATTAGCCCTAGAGAGCGGAATAGCGTCAGCAAGGATTATGCCTTCTGGTAAATCAGAAAGCCAAGATGGAATCTTAAAGGTCGCTTTCGATGGTGACGCAGTTATTTTTTCTGATGAATCGCAAGAGATCTTTGAAAAAGAAGGTTTATTGGCTTTTGATCAAAACGAAAAATCTTTAGCAAGACTTTCTTTATCTGGAGGACCTTTTAAACCTTTCTTGTCTCAACTAAATTTAATTCAGAAAAATTTTAGTCATTACGAATGTCCAATAAGAATTGCCTTAGTAACCGCTAGATCAGCTCCCTCTCATGAGAGAGTAATTAGGACATTGAGAGATTGGAATATAAGAATAGATGAATGTCTTTTTTTAGGGGGAATGACAAAGAAAGATTTTCTTAAAGCTTATCAAGCAGATATTTTCTTTGATGATCAATTAGATAATTGTGAACTATCAAGTGAAGAGGTCGCAACTGGTCAGGTAGTAAGACTAGAAAGCTAA
- the lexA gene encoding transcriptional repressor LexA translates to MKDLTIRQREVLDLIKNNVRNYGFPPTRAEISKKLGFKSPNAAESHLRALEKKGVISIQAGSSRGIILNLNNGDLGIPIIGLVAAGGPILAQENIEKRISASQETYPKGIDFYLRVKGDSMIEAGILEDDLIGVNKDTEIRVGSIVIARIHDEVTVKTLKKLSTDKVILKPENSKYSNIEINPTREDLSFEGTCVGLLRNYS, encoded by the coding sequence ATGAAAGATTTAACTATAAGACAAAGAGAAGTTTTAGACCTTATAAAAAATAATGTTCGAAACTATGGATTTCCTCCTACTAGAGCCGAAATCTCAAAAAAACTTGGCTTTAAATCTCCTAATGCAGCAGAATCCCATTTAAGGGCCCTAGAAAAAAAAGGAGTTATATCTATTCAAGCCGGCTCTTCAAGAGGAATAATTCTTAATCTGAATAATGGAGATTTAGGAATACCAATTATAGGCCTTGTAGCAGCTGGAGGACCCATCTTAGCTCAAGAAAATATTGAAAAAAGAATATCTGCCTCTCAAGAAACCTACCCCAAAGGAATTGACTTTTATCTTCGTGTCAAAGGGGACAGTATGATTGAAGCTGGTATATTGGAAGATGATCTTATAGGAGTAAATAAAGACACAGAAATAAGAGTAGGGTCGATAGTAATTGCTAGAATTCATGATGAAGTAACAGTAAAAACTTTAAAAAAACTTAGTACTGATAAAGTAATATTAAAACCCGAGAATTCAAAATATTCAAATATAGAAATTAATCCCACAAGAGAAGATCTGTCCTTTGAAGGAACTTGTGTAGGTTTATTAAGAAATTACTCATAA
- the topA gene encoding type I DNA topoisomerase, with product MKSLVVVESGAKATKIKGYLDDSFPEEEWMVIPCLGHFRDLPDDDGAVNPLNWSDLKWQETVKGKKTIKELRKICKEVNNVYLATDPDREGEAIAWHLQNDFDNKKLLAETNLKRISFTEITSSAIKRAVENPRTIDENLVNAYLTRRILDHLIGFKVSPFLWRHISRAKSAGRVQSPSLRLICEREDERDAHIPMEYWPIKTTFEFGDSIFETDLIKINERNLNQAPIDNEDWVNQIISELSNSSFILSDIETKPQSSSPKPPFRTSTLQMAAASSFGFTADRTMSGAQKLYEGGLITYLRTDGISISTSPNTGDPYSETSPGPAPLHEIRNLISTKFNQSYLSDQIRVYKSGVKNTQEAHEAIRPTDISLIPTSVNLSGDEEKLYELIWNRTVASQMVNSKYERKILTIQSHDDKYIFRATSRKNLFMGFEKLTKEDEESDSQFPSSLSQGDELNLKENITEQKFTLPPSRYSEASLIKKMEEEGIGRPSTYATIVKGLRSKKYAYGAKSIIPSDLGRILTSYLKCIFRDFFIETKFTAEMERDLDEVASGEKKWNDVLDRFWKELQSYLNKKINDIEISDKDGFKTRQVLDLLNAELHDVIFPKTQKGLITRECPKCSEETSLKSGAWGYFVGCSSCKWTKKPFDFNIDWETYQMLPKDLGNHPDLNSPIYADMSINGPCVWTTKEGKKIYGSPDEDEFILDIGLNRAIELIERDSGENILFTESLSNLPVFLKKGRFGEYTEFDGFNKATKLPPENKPANPKVSYYDPHSLDYENHETRSFVLKSLRVEGFHPDTNQPVGIKIRKQGKAFKFIKNIKCGDIEVPTVNDYYKLDLEEKREIIKKALAIKEFKFFYE from the coding sequence ATGAAGTCTCTAGTGGTAGTTGAGTCAGGAGCTAAAGCTACAAAGATTAAAGGTTACTTAGATGATTCTTTTCCGGAAGAGGAATGGATGGTCATTCCCTGTCTGGGACATTTTAGAGATCTTCCTGACGATGATGGAGCTGTTAATCCACTTAACTGGTCTGATCTCAAATGGCAAGAAACAGTTAAAGGGAAAAAAACTATTAAGGAGTTGAGGAAGATTTGTAAAGAAGTAAATAATGTCTATTTAGCAACTGACCCTGATAGAGAGGGGGAAGCAATAGCGTGGCATTTACAAAATGATTTCGATAATAAAAAATTACTTGCAGAAACAAACTTAAAAAGAATTAGTTTTACTGAGATCACTTCTTCAGCAATCAAACGAGCTGTAGAAAATCCAAGAACTATAGATGAAAATTTAGTTAATGCTTATTTAACAAGAAGAATATTAGATCATTTGATAGGTTTCAAAGTTTCACCGTTTTTATGGAGGCATATTTCTAGAGCAAAATCAGCAGGTAGAGTTCAATCTCCTTCCTTAAGACTTATTTGTGAAAGGGAGGATGAGAGGGATGCACATATTCCAATGGAATATTGGCCAATAAAGACCACTTTCGAATTTGGAGATTCTATATTTGAGACCGACCTAATAAAAATTAATGAAAGGAATCTTAATCAAGCACCAATAGATAATGAAGACTGGGTAAATCAAATAATATCTGAGCTTAGCAATTCTTCGTTTATTCTTTCTGATATAGAAACAAAGCCTCAATCTAGTTCACCTAAACCACCATTTAGAACTTCTACCTTACAAATGGCAGCTGCCAGTTCTTTTGGTTTTACTGCTGATAGGACTATGAGCGGTGCTCAGAAATTATATGAGGGCGGATTAATAACTTATTTAAGAACAGATGGAATCTCTATTAGTACTTCTCCTAATACAGGCGATCCATATTCAGAAACAAGCCCAGGTCCAGCCCCATTGCATGAAATAAGAAATTTAATTTCAACTAAATTTAACCAATCTTATTTATCTGATCAGATAAGGGTATATAAATCAGGAGTAAAAAATACTCAAGAGGCACATGAAGCAATAAGACCTACTGATATTTCTTTAATTCCAACTAGTGTCAATTTATCTGGTGATGAAGAAAAATTGTATGAGTTAATTTGGAATAGAACAGTTGCAAGTCAGATGGTTAATTCTAAATACGAAAGAAAAATTTTGACTATTCAATCTCATGATGACAAGTACATTTTTAGAGCTACTTCACGAAAGAATTTATTCATGGGCTTTGAGAAACTTACTAAAGAAGATGAGGAATCGGACTCACAATTTCCTTCTTCATTGTCCCAAGGAGATGAATTAAATTTAAAAGAAAATATTACTGAACAAAAGTTTACTCTACCCCCTAGCAGATATTCAGAAGCTTCACTTATAAAAAAGATGGAAGAAGAAGGCATTGGCAGACCATCTACTTATGCAACTATTGTTAAAGGTTTAAGATCAAAAAAATATGCCTATGGAGCTAAATCTATAATTCCTTCTGACTTAGGAAGGATATTAACTTCTTACTTGAAATGTATTTTTAGAGATTTCTTTATAGAGACTAAATTTACTGCTGAAATGGAAAGAGATTTAGATGAAGTGGCATCAGGAGAGAAGAAATGGAATGATGTTTTGGATAGGTTCTGGAAAGAATTACAGAGTTATTTAAATAAAAAAATAAACGATATAGAAATAAGCGATAAAGATGGTTTTAAAACTAGACAAGTTTTAGATTTATTGAATGCGGAGCTTCATGACGTAATTTTTCCTAAAACTCAAAAGGGATTAATTACTCGTGAATGTCCTAAGTGTTCAGAAGAGACTAGTTTAAAGTCGGGAGCCTGGGGATATTTTGTTGGCTGTTCAAGTTGCAAGTGGACTAAAAAACCATTTGATTTCAATATTGATTGGGAAACCTATCAAATGCTTCCTAAGGATTTAGGTAATCATCCCGATTTAAATTCACCAATTTATGCTGATATGAGTATAAATGGCCCTTGTGTTTGGACCACTAAGGAAGGAAAAAAGATTTATGGCTCACCAGATGAAGATGAATTTATACTAGATATTGGGCTAAATAGAGCCATTGAATTAATTGAGAGAGATTCAGGAGAAAATATTTTATTTACTGAATCTTTAAGTAATTTACCTGTTTTCCTAAAAAAAGGAAGATTTGGAGAATATACCGAATTTGATGGATTTAATAAAGCAACAAAACTTCCACCAGAAAACAAACCTGCTAATCCTAAAGTTTCTTATTATGACCCCCATTCTCTTGATTACGAAAATCATGAAACAAGATCTTTTGTCCTTAAATCTCTGAGAGTTGAAGGCTTTCACCCAGATACTAATCAACCTGTTGGTATCAAGATAAGGAAACAGGGTAAGGCATTCAAGTTTATTAAGAATATAAAATGTGGTGATATAGAAGTACCTACTGTAAACGATTATTATAAGTTAGATTTGGAAGAGAAAAGAGAAATAATAAAAAAAGCTCTAGCTATAAAAGAATTTAAATTTTTTTATGAGTAA
- a CDS encoding acetyltransferase: MSFIIGVSSFLLIVLNTLFWCFFLLSFAILKIFFPIEAWKVLCTKYIILIGECWIACNGIWIRYLHNPKWIVSGFESLNRDNWYLATANHQSWADIFILQGITNKKIPMLKFFMKDILFWVPVIGLAWWALDMPFLKRYSEEQLKKNPELRGKDISQMQSSFSRFARYPVSIFSFAEGTRYSESKHFIQESPFLNLLRPKLGGIGLALSTMPYINQFVDFTISYEAKKRTFWAFLSGKMSEVNIHVNIIDIPSILKGRDYLNDSTYRENLKVWMNDIWKEKEKFLK, encoded by the coding sequence ATGAGTTTTATTATTGGCGTATCTTCTTTTTTATTAATTGTCTTAAATACACTTTTTTGGTGTTTCTTTCTTCTTTCTTTTGCTATCTTAAAAATCTTTTTTCCTATTGAGGCGTGGAAGGTTCTTTGTACCAAATATATTATTTTAATTGGAGAATGTTGGATAGCTTGTAATGGAATTTGGATAAGATACTTGCATAATCCGAAGTGGATAGTCTCGGGATTTGAATCTTTAAATAGGGATAATTGGTATTTAGCTACAGCAAATCACCAGTCTTGGGCAGATATTTTTATATTACAAGGAATTACCAATAAAAAAATTCCAATGCTGAAATTCTTTATGAAAGATATATTATTTTGGGTGCCAGTAATTGGATTGGCTTGGTGGGCTTTGGATATGCCTTTCCTTAAGAGATATTCAGAGGAGCAATTAAAAAAGAATCCAGAATTAAGAGGTAAAGATATTTCTCAAATGCAGTCCTCTTTTTCCCGTTTTGCAAGATATCCAGTATCAATATTTAGTTTTGCAGAGGGAACAAGATATAGTGAATCTAAGCATTTTATACAAGAGTCTCCTTTTTTAAATCTACTAAGACCAAAGTTGGGTGGAATAGGTTTAGCCCTATCTACCATGCCCTATATTAATCAGTTCGTAGATTTTACTATTTCATATGAAGCTAAAAAAAGAACCTTTTGGGCTTTTCTTTCTGGCAAAATGTCAGAAGTAAATATTCATGTAAATATTATCGATATACCCTCTATATTGAAGGGAAGAGATTATCTAAATGATTCAACTTACCGTGAAAATTTGAAGGTTTGGATGAATGATATTTGGAAAGAAAAAGAAAAATTCTTGAAATAA
- the mazG gene encoding nucleoside triphosphate pyrophosphohydrolase, with translation MNTRDKSSETSIQRLLSIMERLRDEDEGCEWDKEQDFNSLTPFIIEEAYEVVDAISRNDKIELKFELGDLLLQIIFLSQIAKENNFFEFTDVVDSLCQKLIDRHPYVFGDPKKHTSKAQTKNWEILKKKERKQKGFKSILDNIPKALPALIRSQKIQKRASSVGFDWSDNKDYFRKIEEELNELKNAISLKDQLSIKEELGDLFMIIANLSAKLGVDAEGAMDAGNKKFERRFRFIESELEKRNKSIYDSTIEEMDSLWNKSKEKN, from the coding sequence GTGAATACTAGAGATAAATCTTCTGAAACTTCAATACAACGTCTTTTATCTATCATGGAAAGGTTAAGAGATGAAGATGAAGGTTGTGAATGGGATAAGGAGCAAGATTTTAATAGCTTAACTCCTTTTATCATAGAGGAGGCTTACGAGGTAGTAGATGCTATCTCTAGAAATGACAAAATTGAGTTGAAATTTGAACTCGGTGATTTATTACTTCAAATTATATTTTTATCTCAAATAGCTAAAGAAAACAATTTTTTTGAATTCACTGATGTTGTTGATTCTTTATGTCAAAAGCTAATTGACAGACACCCATATGTTTTTGGAGATCCAAAAAAACATACTTCTAAAGCTCAAACAAAAAATTGGGAAATCCTTAAAAAGAAGGAAAGAAAACAGAAAGGCTTTAAAAGTATTTTAGATAATATTCCAAAAGCTTTACCGGCTCTAATTAGATCCCAAAAGATTCAAAAACGAGCCTCTAGTGTTGGTTTTGATTGGAGTGACAATAAAGATTATTTCAGAAAGATAGAAGAAGAACTTAATGAATTGAAAAATGCAATTTCATTAAAAGATCAACTGAGTATCAAAGAAGAATTAGGCGATTTATTTATGATAATAGCTAATCTATCAGCAAAGTTAGGAGTAGATGCAGAGGGGGCAATGGATGCAGGAAATAAGAAATTTGAAAGAAGGTTTAGGTTCATAGAATCTGAACTAGAAAAAAGAAATAAATCTATTTACGATAGTACAATTGAGGAAATGGATAGTTTGTGGAATAAATCAAAAGAGAAGAATTGA
- a CDS encoding acyl-CoA/acyl-ACP dehydrogenase produces MALVLNEEQQSLRDIAKEFLQKNAPISHFREIRDTKDPLGYDKVLWKKMAELGWAGILVSEEYGGFNFGMMGMGGILEETGKTLTPSPLFATGLLGVSLIELAGDEKQKKQLLPKIVEGNLTTAFALEEGSRHAPCNIATKAKKEGNSFVLNGEKTFVLDGHSAEKIIVAARTNGGNDQKLGITLFCIDSGTPGMEITRLSMLDSRNVAEIKLKNVNISSDCLLGELDNGFSIIEEVLDRAQIGMSAEMLGNATQAFEITLNYLKERKQFGSLIGSFQALKHRAAIMYSELELTKSSVVGALNAVDEKSNDRTRFASLAKFKAGETLHLVSNESVQMHGGVGVTDEYDIGFFMKRSRVAQQIFGSADYHIDRYATLSEY; encoded by the coding sequence ATGGCTTTAGTGCTTAATGAAGAGCAACAATCTTTAAGGGATATAGCAAAAGAGTTTTTACAAAAGAATGCTCCAATTTCTCACTTTCGAGAAATTAGAGATACAAAAGATCCTTTGGGATACGATAAAGTTCTTTGGAAAAAGATGGCTGAATTAGGTTGGGCTGGAATTCTAGTGTCCGAAGAATATGGAGGTTTTAATTTTGGGATGATGGGTATGGGAGGAATTTTAGAAGAAACCGGCAAAACTTTAACTCCTTCGCCATTATTCGCTACAGGTCTTTTAGGGGTCAGTTTAATAGAGCTTGCAGGGGATGAAAAACAAAAAAAACAGTTACTACCTAAAATTGTAGAAGGAAATTTAACAACAGCTTTTGCTTTGGAAGAAGGTAGTCGACATGCTCCATGCAATATAGCTACCAAGGCAAAAAAAGAAGGTAATAGTTTTGTGTTAAATGGGGAAAAAACTTTCGTATTAGATGGTCATAGCGCTGAAAAGATTATTGTAGCTGCAAGAACTAATGGAGGGAATGACCAAAAATTAGGGATAACTTTATTTTGCATAGATTCTGGAACTCCAGGCATGGAAATTACTAGACTGAGCATGTTAGATTCAAGAAATGTTGCAGAAATTAAACTCAAGAATGTAAATATTTCATCAGATTGTCTGCTTGGCGAGTTAGATAATGGTTTTTCTATAATAGAAGAAGTCTTAGATCGAGCTCAGATAGGAATGTCAGCAGAAATGCTGGGTAATGCTACTCAGGCTTTTGAAATTACTTTAAATTATCTTAAAGAAAGAAAGCAATTTGGTTCTTTAATAGGAAGCTTTCAAGCTCTTAAACATAGAGCAGCAATAATGTATTCTGAACTGGAATTAACTAAGTCTTCAGTTGTTGGAGCCCTTAATGCTGTAGATGAGAAATCTAATGATAGAACCAGGTTTGCTAGTCTAGCAAAATTTAAAGCAGGTGAAACTTTGCATTTAGTTAGTAATGAGTCTGTGCAAATGCATGGAGGTGTAGGAGTGACTGATGAATATGATATTGGTTTTTTTATGAAAAGAAGCAGGGTAGCTCAACAAATTTTTGGTAGTGCTGATTATCACATAGATCGCTACGCAACCTTAAGTGAATACTAG
- a CDS encoding acyl-CoA dehydrogenase family protein, with amino-acid sequence MSDLQAFREETRDWLELNCPSEMRKPGDVAWGGRNAEFSHPDQKIWLERMGEKGWTCPTWPSVYGGGGLSKEENKVLQEELNSMNARMPLASFGIWMLGPALLEFATEEQKFEHLPSIVKGEFWWCQGYSEPGSGSDLASLSTKAVKDDDSYIINGQKVWTSYADKADKIFCLVRTGPQEPKHNGISFILIDMDQPGVTTKPITLISGKSPFCETFFDDAKAPAKDLVGGLNKGWTVAKRLLEHERTMISSFGLGSRGEVGDKKSGLVELSKKYIGLDSEDKLDDASLRSKIARHDLNSRAFGLTMQRIGEETKIGAPSAASSMGKYYGSEHNKLRYELMLESMGTKGIGWEGDSFSIEEIAITRDWLRTKANSIEGGTSEVQLNVISKRVLGLPD; translated from the coding sequence ATGTCAGATCTTCAAGCTTTTAGAGAAGAGACTCGAGATTGGCTAGAATTAAATTGTCCATCTGAGATGCGAAAACCCGGAGATGTGGCTTGGGGAGGCAGGAATGCTGAATTTTCTCATCCAGATCAAAAAATTTGGCTTGAAAGAATGGGAGAGAAGGGTTGGACATGTCCTACTTGGCCAAGTGTATATGGAGGAGGAGGGCTATCAAAGGAAGAAAATAAAGTTTTACAAGAAGAACTTAATTCCATGAATGCAAGAATGCCCCTTGCTAGTTTTGGAATTTGGATGTTAGGGCCTGCCTTGCTAGAATTTGCTACAGAAGAACAAAAATTTGAACACTTACCAAGCATTGTTAAGGGAGAATTTTGGTGGTGCCAAGGATATAGTGAGCCTGGATCGGGCTCTGATTTAGCAAGTTTAAGTACTAAAGCGGTCAAAGATGATGATAGTTACATAATTAACGGACAAAAAGTCTGGACATCTTATGCAGACAAGGCAGATAAGATATTCTGTTTAGTTAGAACGGGACCACAAGAACCAAAGCATAATGGAATTAGTTTTATCCTTATAGATATGGATCAACCAGGCGTCACTACGAAACCCATAACTTTGATAAGCGGTAAGTCTCCATTTTGTGAAACTTTTTTTGATGATGCTAAAGCTCCTGCAAAAGATTTAGTAGGAGGTTTAAATAAGGGGTGGACAGTTGCTAAGAGGCTTTTAGAACATGAAAGAACCATGATATCTTCATTTGGTTTAGGTTCTAGAGGAGAAGTAGGAGATAAAAAGTCTGGTTTAGTAGAGTTAAGCAAAAAATACATTGGCCTCGATTCTGAAGATAAACTCGATGATGCTTCTTTAAGATCTAAAATAGCCAGACATGATCTTAACTCCAGAGCATTTGGATTAACTATGCAACGAATTGGCGAGGAGACAAAAATAGGAGCTCCTAGTGCAGCTTCTTCTATGGGTAAGTATTATGGAAGCGAGCATAATAAATTAAGATATGAGTTGATGCTTGAGTCTATGGGAACTAAAGGAATAGGTTGGGAAGGAGATTCTTTTTCCATTGAAGAAATAGCTATTACAAGAGATTGGTTGAGGACTAAAGCTAATTCTATTGAAGGCGGTACCTCAGAAGTTCAGCTTAATGTAATTTCTAAAAGAGTATTGGGACTTCCTGATTAA
- a CDS encoding alcohol dehydrogenase codes for MKAYQVIEPGLPLEENIFETPVPQGTEILLKTIACGVCHSDVHIHEGHFDLGGGNKLPMPLPTPYTLGHEIFGEVVAIGEKTQNVAIGEKYVAFPWIGCGNCNFCLDGDGNLCNAANVLGIHSSGGFGDHVLVPHSKYLFDKGDTPDELAGSYACSGLTAYSALKKVIPLEGDNSLVIIGAGGVGMMALQIAQAAFSINPIVVDIDDQKLNLAKNSGASLTFNSTKDETFMELFEATGGGAISVIDFVGAESSANLGYNLLRKGGTLVIVGLFGGQISLPLPMIPIMSKNLLGSYVGNLQEMTELMKLVKEGKVDPIPVISRPASEADQTLKDLKEGKILGRASLIY; via the coding sequence ATGAAAGCATATCAAGTGATAGAACCTGGATTACCCTTGGAAGAGAATATTTTTGAAACACCAGTACCTCAAGGAACAGAGATTCTTCTAAAAACTATAGCATGTGGAGTCTGCCACTCTGATGTTCATATACATGAGGGGCACTTTGATTTAGGAGGTGGAAATAAACTACCTATGCCATTACCTACTCCCTACACTTTAGGACATGAAATATTTGGAGAAGTTGTTGCAATAGGCGAAAAAACTCAAAATGTCGCTATAGGTGAAAAATATGTCGCCTTTCCTTGGATAGGTTGTGGGAATTGCAATTTTTGCTTAGATGGAGATGGCAACTTATGTAATGCAGCAAATGTCTTAGGAATTCATAGTAGTGGTGGATTTGGAGATCATGTTTTAGTACCTCATAGTAAATATTTATTTGATAAAGGAGATACACCTGATGAGCTTGCAGGAAGCTATGCCTGTTCAGGTCTTACTGCTTATAGTGCTCTTAAAAAGGTAATACCTCTAGAAGGAGATAATTCCTTAGTTATAATTGGAGCAGGAGGAGTTGGAATGATGGCTCTTCAAATTGCCCAAGCTGCTTTTTCTATAAATCCAATAGTAGTGGACATAGATGATCAAAAACTTAATCTAGCTAAAAATTCTGGAGCATCTCTTACATTTAACTCAACTAAAGATGAAACATTTATGGAATTATTTGAGGCCACAGGTGGGGGTGCGATTTCAGTTATTGACTTTGTGGGTGCTGAGTCTTCTGCTAATTTAGGTTACAACTTACTTCGGAAAGGAGGAACTTTAGTCATTGTAGGCCTTTTTGGTGGACAAATATCATTACCTCTTCCAATGATACCTATTATGTCAAAAAATTTACTTGGTTCTTATGTAGGAAACCTTCAAGAAATGACTGAATTAATGAAACTGGTGAAAGAAGGAAAAGTAGATCCTATTCCAGTCATCTCAAGACCTGCCTCTGAAGCAGATCAAACTCTAAAAGATCTAAAAGAAGGCAAGATTCTTGGACGAGCTAGTCTGATTTATTAA